From Triticum aestivum cultivar Chinese Spring chromosome 4A, IWGSC CS RefSeq v2.1, whole genome shotgun sequence, a single genomic window includes:
- the LOC123083740 gene encoding uncharacterized protein translates to MNRGLFLCIVNALGEWSPYFTYRADCSGRIGLSPLQKCTAAMRMLAYGTLADALDEYLKIGKCTALECLDKFAKGVIQVFGGEYLRRPTREDVERLLQVNESRGFPGMLGSIDCMHWRWEKCPLAWRGQFTRGDYGVPTMILEAVASQDLRIWHAFFGVAGSNNDLNVLNQSPLFFDALKGEAPQVQFSVNGNEYTTGYYLADGIYPEWAAFMKTIPLPQIEKHKLFAQKQEGARKDVERAFGVLQSRFTIVCRPARLWKRKSVGRIMRACVILRNMIIEDEREQEKIHIDLNEIPGASFALPPEVNVGGVSCDVVIAAAVTYSYTGFIEVIFSSITTQCYFLMSHASVFLFPGCMDGMYMYAL, encoded by the exons ATGAATAGAGGTCTCTTCCTCTGCATTGTGAATGCCCTAGGTGAGTGGTCCCCCTATTTCACTTATAGGGCAGATTGTTCTGGTAGAATAGGGCTCTCGCCATTGCAAAAGTGTACAGCAGCCATGCGCATGCTAGCCTATGGCACCCTTGCAGACGCACTTGATGAGTACTTGAAGATTGGGAAGTGCACTGCATTAGAGTGTTTGGACAAGTTTGCAAAGGGGGTAATTCAGGTTTTTGGTGGGGAGTACTTGCGACGCCCCACACGGGAGGATGTTGAGCGTCTTCTTCAGGTTAACGAGTCTCGAGGTTTCCCTGGAATGCTAGGaagtattgattgcatgcattggcgaTGGGAGAAGTGTCCTCTTGCATGGAGGGGGCAATTCACCCGCGGCGATTATGGAGTACCAACGATGATCCTAGAAGCCGTTGCTTCCCAGGACCTTCGTATTTGGCATGCTTTTTTTGGAGTTGCTGGGTCAAATAATGATCTGAATGTGCTCAATCAATCCCCACTGTTTTTTGATGCACTGAAAGGAGAAGCCCCTCAAGTCCAATTTTCTGTCAATGGGAATGAGTATACCACAGGTTACTACCTTGCTGATGGTATATACCCAGAATGGGCTGCCTTCATGAAGACCATACCACTTCCCCAAATAGAGAAGCACAAGTTGTTTGCCCAGAAGCAAGAAGGGGCAAGGAAAGATGTCGAGCGCGCTTTTGGGGTATTACAGTCCCGTTTTACCATTGTCTGTCGGCCTGCACGTCTATGGAAGAGAAAGAGTGTTGGAAGGATCATGAGGGCTTGTGTGATTCTCCGCAATATGATAATCGAAGATGAGAGAGAGCAGGAAAAAATTCATATTGACTTGAATGAGATTCCGGGGGCTTCATTTGCTCTACCTCCCGAAGTGAATGTTGGTG GAGTGAGCTGTGATGTGGTGATTGCGGCAGCTGTTACTTATAG CTATACAGGATTTATAGAAGTGATTTTCTCCAGCATTACTACTCAGTGTTACTTCTTGATGTCACATGCT